One window from the genome of Gimesia aquarii encodes:
- a CDS encoding DUF1559 domain-containing protein: protein MRKLTFPKTRRGFTLIELLVVIAIIATLIALLLPAVQQAREAARRSQCKNNLKQLGIALHNYHDTHSAFPAGYFSYATSTGSGPAWANIDPDTWDAAPGWSWSSMLLPYLDQAPVYNALDVNRACWDPSHAAIVQTKLPVFLCPSTSGGDEPFLVRDEPGAPLVIGGSQIRFGRSHYVASHGQESCWGECGAVPTGIIFTNIYTKTTTTVTINGDASRVADGPFFRNSRTKMRDVTDGTSNTIFLGEHSSKLSDKTWVGVVPGAFTHPQFSSPENGSDAAATLCLVHAGPSGGELDITGFPIVHPINFPTFHVGQMYSEHIGGGHVCMGDGSVKFVSENIDLLLFAELSSINEGEVIGEF from the coding sequence ATGAGAAAACTTACTTTCCCCAAAACACGCCGGGGTTTTACTTTGATTGAATTACTTGTCGTGATTGCCATTATTGCGACTTTGATTGCCTTGTTACTCCCCGCCGTTCAACAGGCACGCGAAGCCGCACGACGCAGTCAGTGTAAGAATAACTTGAAACAACTTGGGATTGCCTTGCATAACTATCATGATACGCATTCCGCATTTCCCGCCGGTTATTTTTCGTATGCGACCAGCACCGGTTCAGGACCTGCGTGGGCAAACATTGATCCAGATACTTGGGACGCCGCTCCCGGATGGTCCTGGAGTTCGATGCTACTTCCTTATTTAGATCAGGCGCCCGTCTATAATGCATTGGATGTGAATCGCGCCTGCTGGGATCCGTCGCATGCTGCGATTGTACAAACGAAGTTACCTGTCTTCCTGTGTCCTTCAACATCGGGTGGTGATGAACCGTTTCTCGTACGAGACGAACCAGGGGCGCCACTGGTGATAGGGGGATCACAAATTCGGTTTGGGCGTTCACATTATGTGGCCAGTCATGGCCAGGAATCGTGTTGGGGAGAGTGTGGAGCCGTCCCTACAGGTATTATTTTTACGAATATCTATACTAAAACAACAACGACAGTGACCATCAATGGCGATGCCTCGCGTGTTGCTGATGGCCCTTTTTTCCGTAACTCCCGAACTAAAATGCGAGACGTCACTGATGGAACTTCCAACACAATCTTCCTAGGAGAACATTCCTCCAAGCTGAGTGACAAAACCTGGGTGGGAGTCGTTCCTGGTGCGTTTACTCATCCTCAATTTTCCAGTCCGGAAAATGGTTCCGATGCCGCAGCGACCCTGTGTTTGGTGCATGCTGGTCCCTCCGGGGGAGAACTGGACATTACCGGCTTTCCGATTGTGCATCCCATCAATTTCCCCACATTTCACGTGGGGCAAATGTATTCAGAGCATATCGGAGGGGGACATGTCTGTATGGGCGATGGTTCCGTGAAATTTGTTTCAGAAAATATCGACTTACTTCTCTTTGCTGAGCTTTCGAGTATCAACGAAGGTGAAGTGATTGGAGAATTTTAA
- a CDS encoding GNAT family N-acetyltransferase has protein sequence MRQSIISQTERLLIRQFEMSDVTAACRILCDPEVMRFSSGVKTPDDVKRWIENRIDEYSQLGFGIWAVMLKKTNRIIGYCGLSEFPDIEGQKETEIGFRFEPCFWSQGYATEAAIAVRDYAINTLSLARIIALVDPGNTASIRVVEKIGMTYEKDVMLPDYDHPDRLYALHPQRGEQ, from the coding sequence ATGCGACAAAGCATCATCAGCCAGACTGAGCGCCTTCTTATTAGGCAATTTGAGATGTCGGATGTTACAGCGGCTTGCCGGATTCTATGCGATCCAGAGGTCATGAGATTCAGCAGTGGAGTGAAGACTCCGGATGATGTGAAGAGGTGGATAGAGAACCGCATTGATGAATACTCCCAACTCGGTTTTGGGATTTGGGCCGTCATGTTGAAAAAGACAAATCGCATAATCGGCTATTGTGGCTTGTCAGAATTCCCGGACATTGAAGGTCAAAAGGAGACTGAAATCGGTTTTCGTTTCGAACCGTGCTTCTGGTCTCAAGGCTATGCGACGGAAGCCGCAATCGCTGTGCGAGATTATGCGATCAATACGCTTTCCCTCGCTCGAATCATTGCATTGGTCGACCCCGGCAATACAGCTTCGATTCGGGTAGTTGAGAAAATCGGGATGACCTATGAGAAAGATGTCATGCTGCCCGATTATGATCATCCAGATCGACTGTATGCGTTGCATCCACAAAGAGGAGAGCAATAA
- the mntR gene encoding manganese-binding transcriptional regulator MntR, giving the protein MAKKQKPKNQHERTRVDHATEIAEDYVEAIAEILEEQDVCRVKDLAEHFAVSHVTVNRTVARLQRDGYVTTEPYSPVELTSQGAKLAKNSRRRHEIVLSFLIALGVSEETAATDTEGIEHHVSPETLSVMEAYISKAHR; this is encoded by the coding sequence ATGGCAAAAAAGCAAAAACCGAAGAATCAGCACGAACGCACACGTGTCGATCATGCCACGGAAATTGCCGAGGATTATGTCGAAGCGATTGCGGAAATCCTCGAAGAGCAGGACGTTTGCCGGGTTAAAGATCTTGCCGAGCATTTTGCCGTGAGTCACGTCACCGTGAATCGAACGGTGGCTCGTCTGCAACGGGATGGTTATGTCACGACTGAGCCTTACAGTCCAGTAGAATTAACCAGCCAGGGAGCAAAGCTGGCGAAAAATTCCCGGCGTCGCCATGAAATTGTCTTAAGCTTTTTGATTGCGCTTGGTGTGAGTGAAGAAACCGCAGCCACCGATACGGAAGGCATTGAACACCATGTCAGCCCCGAAACTTTGAGTGTGATGGAAGCCTACATTTCAAAAGCCCATCGCTAG
- a CDS encoding sulfatase, producing the protein MIRSLSPFITCVSYLALFFLCTTQATSAAETKPNVLFLICDDLNCDLGCYGHPQVKSPNIDQLAKQGVRFQNAYCQFPLCGPSRASFMTGLYPDQTLIHRNAIYIREHVPNVQTMSQMFRNHGYFATRVGKIYHYNVPKHIGTSGHDDPYSWNLTFNPRGRDVDDEDKIFSLTPGSFGGTLSWLAAEGTDAEQTDGIAAKIAIQQLKKHAAQKTPFFMAVGLFRPHTPYVAPKNYFEMYPSKKINVPQVPKGYLDTIPPPARKSLLRKKNQVNLPDKLARQAIQAYYASITFADAQIGHILAALKETGLDENTIVVFTSDHGYHMGEHGYWQKTTLFENAAHVPLIIAGPGVLAKGQTAASPAEMVDFYPTLAELCGLKAPASISGVSQVPTLKDATASSRKTALTQYANGYSIRTPSYRYTEWGKAGKEGVELYDHNTDPAEMKNLANDPETKQLRDELSQILQARIQQANQKPKGVKQIKFENRRRVPR; encoded by the coding sequence ATGATTCGTAGTCTTAGTCCATTTATCACATGTGTATCTTATCTTGCGCTATTTTTTCTGTGCACTACTCAGGCTACGTCAGCGGCAGAAACGAAACCCAACGTTCTGTTTCTAATTTGTGACGATTTGAATTGTGACCTTGGCTGTTATGGTCATCCTCAAGTGAAGTCTCCTAATATTGACCAACTGGCGAAACAGGGAGTGCGGTTTCAGAACGCGTACTGTCAGTTTCCTTTGTGTGGACCGAGCCGCGCTTCTTTTATGACGGGCCTCTATCCTGATCAAACTTTGATTCATCGTAACGCCATCTACATTCGAGAACATGTTCCCAACGTCCAGACGATGTCGCAAATGTTTCGCAATCATGGATACTTCGCCACACGTGTGGGGAAAATTTACCACTATAATGTTCCCAAACACATCGGAACCAGTGGGCACGACGACCCTTATTCCTGGAATCTGACTTTCAATCCCCGTGGCCGTGATGTGGATGATGAAGACAAAATTTTCAGTCTGACTCCCGGCAGCTTTGGTGGAACTTTAAGTTGGCTGGCTGCTGAGGGGACCGATGCAGAACAGACCGATGGTATCGCTGCCAAGATTGCCATCCAGCAACTCAAAAAACATGCCGCCCAGAAGACTCCCTTTTTCATGGCTGTCGGATTGTTCCGACCGCATACCCCTTACGTGGCTCCGAAAAACTATTTCGAGATGTACCCTTCTAAGAAGATCAACGTTCCCCAAGTTCCCAAAGGATACCTTGATACGATTCCACCACCTGCCCGCAAGAGTTTGTTGCGCAAAAAAAATCAGGTGAATCTGCCTGACAAATTAGCGCGACAGGCCATTCAGGCCTACTACGCTTCGATTACCTTCGCTGACGCACAGATTGGTCACATTCTTGCGGCTCTCAAAGAGACAGGCCTCGATGAGAATACGATCGTCGTTTTCACCTCCGATCATGGTTACCACATGGGAGAACACGGGTATTGGCAGAAAACAACATTGTTTGAAAATGCCGCTCATGTGCCTTTGATTATTGCCGGTCCCGGCGTCTTAGCCAAAGGACAGACTGCGGCTTCTCCTGCTGAAATGGTCGATTTCTATCCCACACTGGCAGAACTATGTGGTTTGAAAGCACCGGCTTCGATTTCCGGTGTCAGTCAGGTACCAACTCTGAAAGATGCCACAGCGTCTTCTCGTAAAACCGCTTTGACACAATACGCAAACGGTTACAGCATCCGTACGCCGAGCTACCGCTATACGGAATGGGGAAAGGCGGGCAAAGAAGGAGTAGAACTCTATGATCACAATACAGATCCCGCTGAAATGAAAAATCTGGCAAATGATCCTGAAACAAAGCAGTTGCGGGACGAATTATCCCAAATATTACAGGCACGAATTCAACAAGCCAACCAAAAACCAAAAGGGGTCAAGCAAATCAAATTCGAAAATCGAAGGCGCGTTCCCAGGTAA
- a CDS encoding amidohydrolase family protein, whose protein sequence is MNLSRREFSKSLALAGLGCVTGQWATKKALAAEPKIEAGTGFIDMHTHIGTYTDPKKNLSVEGLLKWMDQFQVEKSVVLPLTSPESTMYLQTTESALAAAKAYPDRLIPFCSVDPRTTHAGSVKSLVNMIQRWADQGAKGFGEHKVGLNFDDPLMMRVYEACQEVGIPLLFHIDNIRGKDVPGLKRLENALKTFPELNFIGHGPGWWASISGGLTQQELGGYPKSKVKPGGAIDDLMSRYPNLYGDLSAGSGANSISRDLEFGTKFLIRRQDRILFGTDYLAPGQHVPQFELFQKIELPADVRSKIYRENAIKLLKLT, encoded by the coding sequence ATGAATCTATCCCGCCGTGAATTTTCCAAATCACTTGCACTCGCTGGACTCGGCTGTGTGACCGGACAATGGGCAACCAAAAAAGCACTCGCAGCAGAACCGAAAATTGAAGCAGGTACGGGCTTCATTGATATGCACACGCATATTGGTACGTATACCGATCCTAAAAAGAATCTCTCCGTGGAAGGTTTGCTGAAATGGATGGATCAGTTTCAGGTCGAAAAATCCGTTGTGCTGCCACTGACTTCTCCAGAATCAACCATGTATCTGCAAACGACCGAGTCAGCATTAGCAGCCGCCAAAGCATATCCCGATCGATTGATTCCCTTTTGCTCGGTCGACCCTCGAACGACTCATGCCGGGAGTGTCAAATCTTTAGTGAATATGATTCAACGTTGGGCTGATCAGGGGGCGAAAGGATTTGGCGAACATAAAGTCGGTCTGAATTTCGATGATCCTCTGATGATGCGGGTCTATGAAGCATGTCAGGAAGTAGGTATTCCTTTGCTGTTTCACATCGATAACATTCGTGGCAAGGATGTTCCTGGCCTCAAGCGTTTGGAAAATGCACTCAAGACATTTCCCGAGTTAAACTTCATTGGACATGGTCCTGGCTGGTGGGCTTCCATTTCCGGTGGTCTCACTCAGCAGGAGTTGGGTGGCTATCCTAAGTCCAAAGTCAAACCGGGAGGTGCCATCGATGACTTAATGAGCCGCTATCCAAATCTCTACGGTGATCTTTCTGCTGGTTCCGGTGCGAATTCCATTTCACGTGATCTGGAATTCGGCACAAAATTCTTGATTCGTCGACAGGATCGCATTCTATTCGGAACTGATTATCTGGCCCCCGGGCAACATGTTCCCCAGTTCGAACTTTTCCAGAAAATAGAACTTCCTGCTGATGTTCGATCTAAAATCTATCGCGAAAATGCCATTAAACTTCTCAAGTTGACTTAG